From the Xiphophorus hellerii strain 12219 chromosome 20, Xiphophorus_hellerii-4.1, whole genome shotgun sequence genome, the window ttttccccccacatttTTAATCTCAACCAACTGGCTTGTGTGTGACTGCAACGTAAAGATccaaatttgtaattttctccCTCAGAACAAGGAGAGGAAACACAGAACCTACGTGTATGTTCTAATTGTAACAGAAGTACTGGAGGACTGGGAAGACTCGGTCAACATTGGTAAAGCACTTTGTTCAGTTTTCAAAACAAGAATCACACGCAGTCACATGCTTCTCTGtggctttgttgttgttgtttttttcttttagaactCAGGCTCGGTCATATTGCATTTCTAGGATCAGCccttgtgactttttttttttttacacaaactcTCTGTAGTGTTGATCATTTgtccaatttattttttattttgttttctgtatcagTTTCTTTCTGGACGAACTGTATCTACcactcatgtttttttatttctgcctaCAGGGAGGAAAAGGGAATGGTTTAAAATAGACGATGCCATACGAGTGTTGCAGTGTCACAAGCCCGTGCAGGCCACCTACTTCGAGGCTCTCCAGGAGAGTTGCCTGACCAGTAATGGAACGCCACTGGTGACCACGATAGGCGAGGATCTCTCACCAACCTACAGCATCAATCAGAGCTCTGGTTCGGGTATCAGATAACTAGAACCACAACTCTGATTTCCCCCTGGAGCTTTTTCCACCACTTGCGCTCTTACTTGTGTCACTTCTTTCTCTTCTCCTCtcttctggtttttttttttttttctcccagtaACATGGTTTGCCTTGCCAACTCCTTTGTGCCAGAATTGTGGCACAGACTTGATGACAAGTGTTGGGTGAATAGACTGAAACactttgtaaatgtaatttttgatccctatttttttccctttttacagaaaatgcaTGAAGTATCCCCTCATTCCCTGTCCTGATGCACCCTTAGTGTGGTATTAAATGAATGCAAGAACTACTTTTTACTGTTGTAATGTAAAAGTGTATGCATAGTGCTTAAGCTGAAGGCTTTTTGGTGGTCTTTTTAATGTCTTCTCcattattttggttgttttctgtgACTGAATGTGACCATAAATGTACTCCCTCCCTCATTGTAAGGATAGGAAATAGTGTCTGTAtctgaaacaaacagatttGTGGGAAACGTCTTGCATGAGCACCATTAATGTCGCCTCGCTCACTTGAGTGACCTGATGCTGACTGTGCGACAGATTTGTGGCAAGGTCTTTGGCTTTTCTCCATGTTCTCctaactgtgttttattttttttattttaagctcaGCTTTTTAGCACAGCCCCTGAGTAGTTCTTCAGTTTCGATAGACTTTCAAGTGTCAactgtgtttctcttttatttggGAAGCTAGCCAAGCACTACAGGTTTCACCCTCAAGCTGAGCGTATACAGTAAACCGTACAGAGTGGAAGAATGTCAACTTATAATGTAAAAAGGATCCCTTCTTCTCCTTGATGTCTTTACCTCATTTTAATCCCTTTTTTTCCTACTCTAAAATTCTCTTGTGATGACAAAGTCTTCCTCCACGTACTTAGAGGGTGAAAGTAGGTTTAAAGAATTTTTTCAGAATTCAGCACATATCACTTAAGTTATTATAACCCATGTCCATATCTTACTCCTCACATTCAGTTTGGTTGAAAAACAATTGTTTACATTGCGTTTGTACCATAG encodes:
- the nudt3b gene encoding diphosphoinositol polyphosphate phosphohydrolase 1; its protein translation is MIKLKSNQTRTYDGDGYKKRAACLCFRSESEEEVLLVSSSRYPDKWIVPGGGMEPEEEPNVAAAREVCEEAGVTGTLGRLVGIFENKERKHRTYVYVLIVTEVLEDWEDSVNIGRKREWFKIDDAIRVLQCHKPVQATYFEALQESCLTSNGTPLVTTIGEDLSPTYSINQSSGSGIR